A window of Microvirgula aerodenitrificans DSM 15089 contains these coding sequences:
- a CDS encoding autotransporter outer membrane beta-barrel domain-containing protein has protein sequence LDHYQIGTSASSAGTLSGDYLALGHDVRIDTGFTAGTSARQQVYPKLVTGKGLSGAGNIRSTTVVWEARGYHDNDGDIGVTLVKNDYRDLIADASLAPVASALERSYGRGRLFSSLELPGREDFARALRQLSGAGFDRSLRAVPTLEHRFDRMADSVAEDATGFGFRLLGRGERGSRLGASAYDMVALQQRFAPGTAQLAVRYGFARVSPGSSKDREQGLDGSSQYLGARYARPLTTGLAVEGHLDYFLHQYRTRRTLDYGTGSKAVNYRARADHRRDQLGARLNLALAQPVGGAVLTPLLGVRLRYQRDGALRERDAGAFGLRVTSRHDVALEALLGLRFSHDGRDSRSRGWQLDAQFHGRPAMLRQAGRREASLAGAPDARFALAAEDGRRRFGYDGRLGFSHQGRHGRFSLEGYLSRDDGSQDRGVMANWRLLY, from the coding sequence CTGGACCACTACCAGATCGGTACCAGCGCCAGCAGCGCCGGCACGCTGTCCGGCGATTATCTGGCGCTTGGCCACGACGTCCGCATCGATACCGGTTTTACAGCCGGCACATCGGCCAGGCAGCAGGTCTATCCCAAGCTCGTCACCGGCAAGGGGCTGAGCGGCGCCGGCAATATCCGTTCGACCACCGTGGTCTGGGAAGCGCGGGGCTACCATGACAACGACGGCGATATCGGCGTCACCCTGGTCAAGAACGACTACCGCGACCTGATTGCCGACGCGTCGCTGGCACCGGTCGCCAGCGCCCTGGAGCGCAGCTACGGGCGCGGCAGACTGTTCTCCAGCCTGGAACTGCCGGGGCGTGAAGATTTTGCCCGCGCGCTGCGCCAGCTGTCCGGCGCCGGCTTTGACCGGTCACTGCGGGCCGTGCCCACGCTGGAACACCGTTTCGACCGGATGGCCGACAGCGTGGCCGAGGATGCCACCGGCTTCGGCTTCAGGCTGCTCGGGCGCGGCGAACGCGGCAGCCGGCTGGGTGCGTCAGCCTACGACATGGTCGCGCTGCAGCAGCGCTTTGCACCCGGCACGGCGCAACTGGCGGTGCGCTACGGTTTTGCCCGCGTGTCGCCGGGCAGCAGCAAGGACCGCGAGCAGGGACTGGACGGCAGCAGCCAGTACCTTGGCGCCCGCTATGCGCGGCCGCTGACGACCGGGCTGGCCGTGGAGGGCCACCTCGACTACTTCCTGCACCAGTACCGCACCCGGCGCACGCTCGACTATGGCACGGGGAGCAAGGCGGTCAATTACCGGGCGCGGGCCGATCACCGGCGCGACCAGCTGGGGGCCCGGCTGAACCTGGCGCTGGCACAGCCGGTCGGCGGTGCGGTGCTGACCCCGCTGCTTGGCGTCAGGCTGCGCTACCAGCGAGACGGCGCACTGCGGGAACGCGACGCCGGGGCCTTCGGGCTGCGGGTGACGTCGCGGCACGATGTGGCGCTGGAGGCGCTGCTGGGATTGCGTTTCAGCCATGACGGGCGGGATTCGCGGTCGCGAGGCTGGCAGCTGGATGCACAGTTCCATGGCCGACCGGCCATGCTGCGTCAGGCCGGCCGGCGGGAGGCGAGCCTGGCCGGTGCGCCGGATGCCCGCTTTGCCCTGGCGGCGGAGGATGGCCGGCGCCGCTTCGGCTACGACGGTCGGCTGGGCTTCAGCCACCAGGGACGCCACGGGCGCTTCAGCCTGGAGGGCTACCTGAGTCGCGACGACGGCAGTCAGGACCGCGGCGTGATGGCGAACTGGCGGCTGCTGTACTGA